The Pedobacter ginsengisoli region GGTAAATCAACCTTACTTAAAAACATTGCGGGTCTGGTATTTCCAACAGAAGGTGTCTGCAAGGTAAATGGCCATAATGCGGCAAAGCGCTTACCTTCATTTTTACAAGAATTGTTTTTTATTCCGGAAGAGATGGAATTGCCATCGCTTTCGGGTAAAGAATTTGTTCGCCGCACTGCTCATTTTTACCCAAAATTTGATCATGCCCAATTCTATAAAGTACTGGCTGAGTTTGATGTTAGCCCTGATGCTAATTTAAACCAGTTGTCGTTTGGACAGCAGAAAAAAGTAATGATCACTTTTGGTCTGGCCTCCAATACCTCATTGCTGATTATGGATGAGCCTACAAACGGACTTGATATTCCTTCAAAAGTCCAGTTCAGAAGAATTATGGCTTCTTCAATTACAGAAGACC contains the following coding sequences:
- a CDS encoding ATP-binding cassette domain-containing protein; the encoded protein is MIELTNLSFGYSKKPLLFWNLNLNLEAGHIYGLLGKNGAGKSTLLKNIAGLVFPTEGVCKVNGHNAAKRLPSFLQELFFIPEEMELPSLSGKEFVRRTAHFYPKFDHAQFYKVLAEFDVSPDANLNQLSFGQQKKVMITFGLASNTSLLIMDEPTNGLDIPSKVQFRRIMASSITEDRCMIISTHQVRDLDSLIDTLLVLHKKEIVLNKSLDDIGERLLFSTSGNANKDGVLYTASNAIGNNTISINNHGHHNKVDMELLFNAIIDDYTTVLEPLK